The stretch of DNA ACCGAGAATGTGTCCTGGAGAGCTATCTTCTACCTGCTGGCTCCCATGGGTGGTCTCTGTGCTGTCGTCATCTTCTTTATCCTGCCCTCCAAGAAGCCCCAGGGCTCTGCTAtccagaaggccaaggccattgacTACCCCGGTCTCTTCTGCTCATCTGTGGCCCTCGTGTTCCTCCTTGTCCCCATTGCCGGTGGAGGATCATACTACGAGTGGGATTCTCCCATGGTCATCTCCATGCTGTGCATCGGAGGTGTCTTCTTCATTGCCTTCTTTGTCATTGAGGGTTTCTTTGCCAAGCTTCCCATGATGCCTCTTCGAATCTTCGGCACCAAGGCTCTCTTTGCCCTCATGATGCACTCTGTGCTACTCGGAATCGCATACTATGGAGATCTCTACTACCTACCAATGTACATGCGGAACATCCGAGGCTGGTCTTCCATGAAGGCTGCCGGCATGTCCTGTGCTCTGGTGACCACCCAGGCTGTTACCACTGTCATCTCTGGCCAATACCTCTCTCGAATGGGCCGATACCTCGAGGTCATCTATTTTGGCTTTGGAATCTGGACCGTTGGAGCCATCATGAAGTGCTTCTGGAAGCGAGACTCCAACATGGCCTTGCTCATCTTCTCTCTGCTGTTTGAAGGAGCTGGCGTcggctgctgcttccaGCCTACTCTTGTTGCTGCCCAGGCTCTGTCCCGAAAGGAGGACAGATCGGTTGTCATTTCTTCTCGAAACTTCCTGCGATCTTTCGGCGGTGCCGTTGGTCTTGCTGTCTGCTCTGCCATCCTTGCCAACTCTCTCAAGGCCGATCTTaagaccaagaacctgCCTTCTGAGCTGTACGAGCTCATTGTCAAGGCTCCCTTCTCTCTGCCCGACCTCTCCCATTACCCCGAGTATCGAGACCAGGTGCTAGACGCTTACATGAATGGCTCACACactgtttttgttttccTGTGCCCCATTGTGGGCGCTTGTCTGCTGGTGACTGTGTTTGTCAAGGACCACGGTCTTCAGACCCATGAAAAGAAGGCTGCGGAGGCCAAGACTGtcgaggacaaggacaaggacgagtcCGGCACCGACTGCGAGGACATGACCAAGGGTGAAGTCCTTGTTtctgagaaggagggcaagCTTTCTCGAAACTCCTCGTCTCAGTCCATGCACTTTGGAGACCACACTGCTGTCAACACTCCTGCTCCTACGGGATATAACACTCCGGTGGTGGGCACTCTGTGTCACAACTCGCCCAACTTCCCTCCCATGGATCACAATGATGTGATCACGCCTCTGGAGGACTTTGACGAGtctcctctccctcctcaCTCTCCTAACTCCAGCGGTAAGCGAGTCACTATCCAAGAGGAGTAATTATTTATTAGCTAACTGCGACCTTCATTAAAAGTATATAGATGAATAGATTGATTCAAAGAGATGCCAAGTagactacagtaattgGAGCAGATCCACCTTCTGCTGTACAGCTACAAAGTAGGGCTTCTGCTGAACCTCTGAGCTGGTTGATGACTTACGCCTTTACTGTGTATATTTAGCAGCGATCATCACGCCAATTAGCACCACCTCAATTCCTTGCCTTAACACTAACGTTTTCTTCCGGGCCAAAATTGCTCACCATAACGCCACGGACCGTGTCACATATCTCAGTCACCCTGGCcacgtactgtaccagtcCAGATCTACAGTTGCACACTCTGGTAACCGCAGTGTACCTGATCGTCTAGGTTCAAGACAAGGGTTGAGAGGGCTGTGAGACAATTCTTGGCGCAAGTTACTGTAGAGAAAAGTGATGCGGCCGGAATGAGTACAGTCAAGGCAATACTGGGGCTGTTTCTGGAAAGGAAAAGCAGACCATCAGCCGGGTTGGCCCCACATGCAGTTCTTTTTTGTGCAGTTTCACTTTTCAAATTCAATTTGGCCAATCTCGtacatctccttctctcacCAAGACCCACGATAGTGTgcttcctccacctcccagCTCCCTGCATATTATCAGTGACACGGACCATTTGTCTCACCAATTACAGAAAAGACGCTGGTTGCCCAACCGCCTAACCTTGTGCCCCTGCATGATACATCGCCCACGTGCTTGAGGACGAGCGGACGCTGCACTTTGGAGCAGTGTGGAGCAGTGTGGAGCACTTTGGGCACCGGTCTGGAGGATGGACTCTGGGGAGTTGAATGAAACGGGGAGTCGTGGCGGTGGGCAAGTTGCACTTTTTTTACACAAGCCATTCTTGGCGGAGGAACCACACTCAGTCTTGCTGAGTCGAGTCTGTCTTTCTTTCTTACCCAGATTTGTCCGACTCTGAGTTGGTccctctacaagtagctgacTCTGGGTCTCAGTCTCTCCACGGGGCTGTGTGATTGATAACTCGAGACACGAGTTTCAAGACGACTGGATTCACTGATTGGGCTGCTGAAAGTTGACAAAGTTCTCGGAAAACAGGCTTCGCGCTAACAAGTcaaagacagacagacagcATGCTTCCACAGCTTACACAGGAGCCAAAATAAGACAAAAAGAAAGGCCCCGAGCGTGACGGAGACATTCGGATTAATGGGTCTGGGTTAGGGTGAGGCTTTTTACCCAGACGGTCGAAATCTCGGTcaaatacggcttcccaCAAGGTCGTCCTGACACAGCATTGTGGGTGGAGGAATTTGCTCACGATAAGAATAGGTCTGAGAGCGGACGTTTTTTCACAAAGTTGAAAGCCGATGCGGACAGCTACTTGGAGCAGAAGAGATCCTCCTCACAGCCCCGTTAAAGGGCCGGTTTTAAGTAGAGCTCCCGAGATCACACGTCTATCAAACGCAGAGGTTGAGTCTTGCACACATACAGTTGCGACAATGGAGATCAGTGGCAATCTCCGTTGGTTGACATGACTAAAGACAGGAGGCTGAGTAACATCCACAGTGAGAGCGAAAGTTCACCTTGCTCGGTTAGGGATCGCAGTGAGAGAACAAGTCACCCCCGGTTAATGTTGCAGACTGTCCTGGCTAGGGGCAACTTGAGCCAGGAACGTGCCTGCCAGTAGCTGGCAATATCTCCTTCCTGTTAGCTGATAATAACAGTGCCgggctactgtagcttAAGCAACGACTCTATCTACCGCTTAGCCATTCTCTTTGCGGAACAAGGCGCTAAACAGACGCTAGTGGCCCATTGTTTGGAGTCATGACGTGCTAGGCTGGGAATGACTAGAGTAGCTGTCTCGTTAGATCTGTCATAGACGACGTTGGTTCTTTATCAAGTTGATGACGAAGTATTAACAACGACCTTGGCAGCGGTTGACGTGCCTCTGACCGAGGTCTATTCCCCAAGCGGAAGGAGTAGAGAACCGCGGTGTGAACATGTAAGAATTATCTAAGCAGTAGATGGATCGACACCAGCGTCAATCTGTCAAGATGAAACTGGGGCGCATTGGAGCATTGATGGATCAAACAGCCCCTGGAGCTCCAGTTGCTGCAGTGATCAAGGTGAAACAGATGAtggatgtgtgtgtgtccaTTGTTAGCATCCACCAACGGTAATTTTCCAGAGACGATCGAATGTAACAAGCGGCAAAAAGAAAGCCCCTGTTACATAATACTGCATATTCATTCTTGCATTCCTCTAGCTCGAGCTCTATACAATCTACGGTGCGCCGACATCCACCATGCATGCTTGTCTAATCAATCAGTTAAGCGAAGTGGATCGCTAATGACGGACACATCAGCTTTCACTGAATATATTTTTGGTGCTTCAGTGGGCAGCGTGACATTGTCGATTACATGTGTACGGCATGTAAGTATTTTTACTGCGAATAGTACCTCGACATGACGTTCATgttagtacagtactgtacttggatTGGAGGGGATTGTAGAGTGTGTGGGTAGCGTGAATGtgcacagtacatacataaGTATTGCTCCAGGCTCTGCGGACACTCAGACACTTGGGAAACCAGTCGCCGACGTATTGGGCTCGTCCATCTCTCACGTTCTTCATCTTACCATGGTTGCCACGCCTTCTATGCCTCTCATCTGTATCAGTGCATGACGATAAGAGAAAGTTACACGGACAGGACGATAATTCGGTCAGTTTTTAGGGATTTGAAGATTTGAAAGGTCCATCTGGATTATTCCGCCC from Yarrowia lipolytica chromosome 1D, complete sequence encodes:
- a CDS encoding uncharacterized protein (Compare to YALI0D20196g, weakly similar to uniprot|P38358 Saccharomyces cerevisiae YBR293w similarity to multidrug resistance proteins) produces the protein MFNLNTKSSKEPEVTEVAVDSTPSSPVTRESSPESSPDNSAVDLEKGKKSKFEMHDQTNLLPRSQLFLVFGAMAFCMLVSFMDQNGISVALPDIAKDLNATDTISWAGTSGLIANTVFQVLYGRLSDIFGRKLVFMIVVCTLVCADIGCACAQTSTQLYIFRAFSGIANGGMSCLTMIVVSDIVTLKERGKYQGILGACVGLGNTIGPFLGAAFTENVSWRAIFYLLAPMGGLCAVVIFFILPSKKPQGSAIQKAKAIDYPGLFCSSVALVFLLVPIAGGGSYYEWDSPMVISMLCIGGVFFIAFFVIEGFFAKLPMMPLRIFGTKALFALMMHSVLLGIAYYGDLYYLPMYMRNIRGWSSMKAAGMSCALVTTQAVTTVISGQYLSRMGRYLEVIYFGFGIWTVGAIMKCFWKRDSNMALLIFSLLFEGAGVGCCFQPTLVAAQALSRKEDRSVVISSRNFLRSFGGAVGLAVCSAILANSLKADLKTKNLPSELYELIVKAPFSLPDLSHYPEYRDQVLDAYMNGSHTVFVFLCPIVGACLLVTVFVKDHGLQTHEKKAAEAKTVEDKDKDESGTDCEDMTKGEVLVSEKEGKLSRNSSSQSMHFGDHTAVNTPAPTGYNTPVVGTLCHNSPNFPPMDHNDVITPLEDFDESPLPPHSPNSSGKRVTIQEE